In Argopecten irradians isolate NY chromosome 11, Ai_NY, whole genome shotgun sequence, one DNA window encodes the following:
- the LOC138334611 gene encoding uncharacterized protein, which translates to MTVHPFGSVWSPSCTNFALRHTAEANAASFDPETVNTVLNNFYVDDCLKSVDGEERAIKLVRELIHITSLGGFRLTKWVSNNDAVMETVALGERVSERRNIELHCGSLSIERALGVLWNIESDTLGIKIGEKDTNYTRRSVLSVTSSVYDPLGFVCPFVLQAK; encoded by the coding sequence ATGACTGTGCATCCTTTCGGAAGTGTTTGGAGTCCAAGTTGTACGAACTTTGCTTTGAGGCATACCGCTGAGGCAAATGCTGCATCCTTTGATCCCGAGACTGTAAACACCGTGTTGAACAACTTTTACGTTGATGACTGTCTGAAGTCAGTTGATGGTGAGGAACGCGCAATAAAGCTTGTTCGTGAACTGATACATATCACCTCATTAGGAGGTTTTCGACTTACCAAGTGGGTGTCAAACAACGATGCAGTAATGGAAACTGTTGCATTAGGAGAACGAGTCTCGGAAAGGCGCAATATCGAATTGCATTGTGGATCACTGTCCATCGAAAGAGCACTTGGCGTTTTATGGAATATCGAATCCGACACTCTGGGAATCAAAATTGGAGAGAAAGATACAAACTACACACGACGAAGCGTCCTAAGCGTTACTAGTTCTGTGTATGATCCATTAGGTTTCGTCTGTCCATTCGTTCTTCAAGCGAAATAG
- the LOC138334612 gene encoding uncharacterized protein: MAIPRLELSAVVLAVCVSSILGHELGLRIDRNVFWSDSMIVLQYIKNKKRRFHTFVANRVAIIHDGSSPESWRHVDGSLNPAGDAYRGQNVSEMVTKKRWKQGPDFLWQNESEWPELPTCSDISPDDTEVRALKLSLV; encoded by the coding sequence ATGGCTATACCGCGACTGGAACTTTCAGCTGTCGTGCTGGCAGTATGCGTCAGTAGTATTTTAGGCCACGAACTGGGTCTTAGAATTGACAGAAACGTGTTCTGGTCAGATAGTATGATTGTTCTACAATACATCAAGAACAAGAAGAGACGTTTCCACACATTTGTTGCAAATCGCGTCGCGATCATACATGATGGATCTTCGCCTGAGAGTTGGAGACACGTTGACGGAAGTCTGAACCCCGCTGGCGACGCTTATAGAGGGCAAAACGTCTCAGAAATGGTTACAAAGAAACGGTGGAAACAGGGGCCGGATTTCCTGTGGCAGAATGAGTCTGAATGGCCAGAACTTCCGACATGCTCAGATATCTCTCCCGATGATACGGAAGTTCGCGCGCTGAAGCTAAGTCTTGTCTAA